Proteins encoded in a region of the Trypanosoma brucei brucei TREU927 chromosome 5, complete sequence genome:
- a CDS encoding ribonucleoprotein p18, mitochondrial precursor, putative (similar to SP:Q25423: P18 protein, mitochondrial precursor. {Leishmania tarentolae}), giving the protein MMRRVYAPVFCSVAAARFAATSAAKKYDLFGYEVDTNTAPWIEKIKKCKYYDEAGEVLVNMNVSNCPPDIATYNATLQCIYQSPSKQSTPVDNESKFCAMMDLLEEMQHRNRLKPNEESWTWVMKECVKSGQFRLGYCIQQVMETECKGCPADLVKANEANAQKAKTEGKEHPGHLSQQAGLFDVKVE; this is encoded by the coding sequence ATGATGCGCCGTGTTTATGCCCCGGTGTTTTGCAGTGTTGCCGCTGCCCGCTTTGCCGCCACCAGCGCCGCGAAGAAGTATGATTTATTTGGTTATGAGGTGGATACCAACACTGCACCATGGATTGAAAAGATCAAGAAGTGCAAGTATTACGACGAAGCCGGGGAGGTGCTCGTAAACATGAACGTCAGTAACTGCCCGCCGGATATCGCCACATATAATGCCACACTCCAGTGTATTTACCAGTCCCCCTCGAAGCAGTCGACACCCGTGGATAATGAAAGTAAGTTCTGCGCGATGATGGATTTGTTGGAGGAGATGCAGCACCGTAACAGGTTAAAACCTAACGAAGAATCCTGGACATGGGTGATGAAGGAGTGCGTAAAGAGTGGCCAGTTCCGCCTCGGCTACTGCATTCAACAGGTGATGGAAACGGAATGTAAGGGATGCCCAGCAGATCTCGTAAAGGCCAATGAAGCCAATGCACAGAAGGCGAaaacagaggggaaagaacaTCCAGGGCACCTTTCACAGCAGGCAGGATTGTTTGATGTAAAGGTAGAGTAA
- a CDS encoding ecotin, putative, whose amino-acid sequence MFGSRKASRRRSYRSRSTMGSRVDIDFCKFEEPPSPREGERRCLFVLDPLEHYVESKDRMVELLPGRVETVDGVNTYYINGCTTEEKFPGLDYTCYRVDLRDTYRSRCAVPPEATPEEKFISHRHRKLIPYNSRKPVVVYLPEDAQLHYRIWTGGQEVVAKKAEE is encoded by the coding sequence atgtttgGTTCCCGGAAGGCGTCTCGACGCAGGTCGTACAGGAGCAGGTCGACAATGGGGTCACGTGTGGATATTGATTTTTGTAAGTTTGAGGAACCTCCGTCACCACGGGAAGGGGAGAGACGCTGCTTATTTGTACTTGATCCACTTGAGCACTACGTGGAGAGCAAAGATCGCATGGTGGAATTACTACCGGGACGTGTGGAGACGGTTGATGGTGTGAATACATATTACATCAATGGGTGTACCACAGAAGAGAAGTTTCCTGGACTTGATTACACTTGTTACAGGGTGGATCTCCGAGACACGTACCGATCGCGATGCGCAGTACCACCTGAGGCCACACCTGAGGAGAAATTTATTTCACATCGACACCGAAAGTTGATCCCGTACAACAGTCGGAAGCCGGTGGTGGTTTACCTGCCCGAGGACGCCCAGTTGCACTACCGTATTTGGACGGGTGGCCAGGAGGTGGTGGCCAAGAAAGCCGAAGAATaa